One Rhodococcus sp. P1Y DNA window includes the following coding sequences:
- a CDS encoding acyl-CoA synthetase produces the protein MYGSHVLLRSLNPLAVARGDDIPDAVTIDGVSLSRGDILGAATSVAERISRAERLAVLATPSVKTVLAVVGCLIAGVTVVPVPPDAGSAEREHILRDSGAQAWLGEAPDDTAGLQVLPVRQHARSWHSYPDPHPSSIAFVLYTSGTTGPPKGVLLSREAIAAGIDALAQAWQWTWKDTLVHGLPLFHVHGLILGLLGPLRVGSPVIHTGKPTPELYAAARGSLYFGVPTVWSRIAADEDSARALAGARLLVSGSAPLPVPVFEKLHALTGHAPVERYGMSETLITLSTRFDGERRPGSVGVPVAGVETRLRGEAGEILPHDGEAIGALQVRGPMLFDGYLNNPEATAKSYTEDGWFDTGDVAVIEPDGFHRIVGRASTDLIKTGGYRVGAGEIETVMLGHSSVDEVAVVGLPDGDLGQRIVAFVVGHEIEPQVLIDLVASELSIHKRPREVRVVDALPRNAMGKVQKKLLG, from the coding sequence ATGTACGGTAGCCATGTGCTGCTTCGTTCATTGAACCCACTCGCCGTCGCGCGCGGAGACGATATCCCCGACGCTGTCACCATCGACGGCGTTTCGCTGTCGCGCGGGGACATCCTCGGTGCCGCGACCTCGGTCGCCGAGCGTATTTCCCGGGCCGAGCGGTTGGCCGTTCTGGCAACGCCGTCGGTCAAGACGGTGCTTGCCGTCGTCGGTTGTCTGATTGCCGGCGTGACAGTGGTTCCGGTTCCCCCTGACGCAGGTTCCGCCGAGCGTGAGCACATCCTGCGTGACTCGGGTGCGCAAGCGTGGCTCGGCGAGGCTCCCGACGACACGGCCGGATTGCAGGTGCTTCCTGTGCGGCAGCACGCGCGGTCGTGGCACAGCTATCCGGACCCGCATCCGTCGTCGATCGCGTTCGTTCTGTACACCTCGGGCACCACCGGTCCACCCAAGGGCGTTCTGCTCTCGCGTGAGGCGATCGCAGCAGGTATCGACGCTCTCGCCCAGGCGTGGCAGTGGACCTGGAAAGACACACTCGTGCACGGTCTTCCGCTGTTCCACGTGCACGGACTCATTCTCGGGTTGCTCGGTCCGCTGCGTGTGGGATCTCCGGTGATCCACACGGGCAAGCCGACGCCCGAGCTGTACGCCGCTGCTCGTGGGTCGCTGTACTTCGGCGTTCCTACGGTATGGTCGCGCATTGCCGCCGACGAGGATTCGGCGAGGGCACTGGCCGGTGCACGGCTGCTCGTGTCGGGAAGTGCGCCGTTACCCGTTCCGGTGTTCGAGAAGTTGCACGCCCTCACCGGTCACGCTCCCGTCGAACGCTACGGGATGAGCGAAACCTTGATCACGCTCTCGACGAGGTTCGACGGTGAGCGACGGCCCGGGTCGGTGGGAGTCCCCGTGGCAGGCGTCGAAACCCGGTTGAGGGGGGAGGCGGGAGAGATCCTGCCGCACGACGGAGAGGCCATCGGCGCGTTGCAGGTTCGCGGGCCGATGCTGTTCGACGGATACCTGAACAACCCGGAGGCGACGGCGAAGTCCTACACCGAGGATGGCTGGTTCGACACCGGTGACGTTGCCGTCATCGAGCCCGATGGGTTCCACCGTATCGTCGGGCGCGCCTCGACCGACCTGATCAAGACCGGTGGTTATCGAGTCGGCGCAGGCGAGATCGAAACCGTGATGTTGGGTCATTCGAGCGTCGACGAGGTAGCCGTCGTCGGGTTGCCCGATGGGGATCTCGGTCAGCGGATCGTTGCCTTCGTCGTCGGACACGAGATCGAACCGCAGGTATTGATCGATCTGGTGGCGTCCGAACTGTCGATTCACAAGCGGCCGCGAGAAGTTCGCGTCGTGGACGCGCTTCCCCGTAATGCCATGGGGAAGGTGCAGAAGAAACTTCTCGGCTAA
- a CDS encoding SulP family inorganic anion transporter codes for MVSDVLTALRSPRILKTEVLAGLVVALALIPEAISFSIIAGVDPSVGLFSAFTMAVTIAIVGGRTAMISAATGSVALVIAPIVPQYGLDYLVATVLLGGLMQIVLTAVGAAALMRFIPRSVMVGFVNALAILIFIAQIRYFVDVSWLVFPIAAAAIGVMVVLPRLTTAIPAPLVAVAALTSLTIVFGVQVPNVGDEGDLPSSLPSLFMPDLPLNLETLKIIAPFAFAMALVGLLESLLTAKLVDDVTDTPSNKAREGAGLGIANIVTGAFGGMGGCALIGQTMINVKISGARTRISTFLAGVFLLVLVVVFGDVVARIPMSVLGAVMIMVCFATFDWHSIAPKTLRRMPLSETAVMVATVAVTVATDNLAYGVIVGVVIAMILFARRVAHVTEVVDIAHPDEHTRVYGVRGELFFASSNDLIHQFDYATDPLNVVIDLSDAHVWDASTVATLDAVTTKYAKYGKTVSIVGLAGASKERHSRLTGRLGGES; via the coding sequence ATCGTGTCCGACGTCCTGACTGCTCTCCGATCACCCAGAATCTTGAAGACCGAGGTACTCGCCGGTCTCGTCGTCGCCTTGGCGCTGATACCCGAGGCGATTTCGTTCTCGATCATCGCAGGGGTCGATCCGAGCGTCGGCCTGTTCTCGGCGTTCACCATGGCCGTGACGATCGCGATTGTCGGCGGCCGCACCGCGATGATCTCTGCGGCTACCGGGTCCGTTGCGCTCGTCATTGCCCCGATCGTGCCGCAATACGGCCTCGACTACCTGGTCGCCACCGTGCTTCTCGGCGGGTTGATGCAGATCGTGTTGACGGCAGTCGGGGCCGCGGCGTTGATGCGGTTCATTCCGCGCAGCGTCATGGTCGGGTTCGTCAACGCACTTGCGATTCTCATTTTCATTGCGCAAATCAGGTACTTCGTCGACGTGTCGTGGCTCGTTTTTCCCATCGCAGCTGCGGCGATCGGGGTCATGGTGGTTCTTCCGCGCCTGACGACGGCAATCCCCGCGCCGCTCGTCGCGGTTGCGGCCCTGACGTCTCTGACCATCGTGTTCGGTGTCCAGGTTCCCAACGTCGGTGACGAAGGAGATCTGCCGTCGTCGTTGCCCTCACTGTTCATGCCCGATCTTCCGCTGAACCTCGAGACGCTGAAGATCATCGCGCCCTTCGCTTTTGCCATGGCGCTCGTCGGACTGCTCGAATCCCTGCTGACGGCCAAGCTCGTCGACGACGTCACCGATACGCCGTCGAACAAGGCTCGAGAAGGCGCTGGACTCGGTATCGCGAACATCGTCACTGGAGCGTTCGGCGGGATGGGCGGCTGCGCCTTGATCGGACAGACGATGATCAACGTGAAGATATCCGGTGCGCGCACGAGGATTTCGACGTTTCTCGCCGGCGTCTTCCTGCTCGTGCTCGTAGTGGTGTTCGGGGATGTCGTCGCACGGATCCCGATGTCGGTTCTCGGTGCAGTCATGATCATGGTGTGTTTCGCGACGTTCGATTGGCACTCCATCGCGCCGAAAACGTTGCGCCGCATGCCTCTCAGTGAAACCGCGGTCATGGTCGCGACAGTAGCGGTGACTGTGGCGACGGACAACCTTGCCTACGGTGTCATCGTCGGAGTCGTCATCGCGATGATCCTGTTCGCCAGACGAGTCGCTCACGTCACCGAGGTCGTGGACATTGCGCACCCCGATGAGCACACCCGTGTCTACGGAGTCCGTGGTGAGTTGTTCTTTGCGTCGAGCAACGACCTGATCCACCAATTCGACTATGCGACAGATCCGCTGAACGTCGTGATCGACTTGTCCGATGCGCACGTCTGGGATGCCTCGACCGTTGCTACCCTCGATGCCGTGACGACGAAGTACGCCAAATACGGCAAGACCGTCTCGATCGTCGGATTGGCCGGTGCGAGCAAGGAACGGCATTCACGGTTGACCGGACGGCTGGGTGGGGAGAGCTGA
- the fdxA gene encoding ferredoxin, whose amino-acid sequence MTYSIAEPCVDVLDKACIEECPVDCIYEGNRMLYIHPDECVDCGACEPVCPVEAIFYEDDVPEQWSGYVSANVDFFDDLGSPGGAAKLGKTDYDPPFIKALPPMGEN is encoded by the coding sequence GTGACCTACTCGATTGCGGAACCGTGTGTCGATGTGCTCGACAAGGCGTGCATCGAAGAATGCCCGGTGGACTGCATCTACGAGGGTAACCGAATGCTGTACATCCACCCGGATGAGTGCGTCGATTGCGGTGCGTGCGAGCCGGTATGCCCCGTCGAAGCCATTTTCTACGAAGACGACGTTCCCGAGCAGTGGAGCGGTTACGTCAGTGCCAACGTCGACTTCTTCGACGACCTCGGGTCGCCCGGCGGTGCTGCCAAGCTCGGCAAGACCGACTACGACCCTCCGTTCATCAAGGCGCTGCCTCCCATGGGTGAGAACTGA
- a CDS encoding MerR family transcriptional regulator, with translation MAAHMQIGEVAERTGLSIRTLRHYDEVGLVPPSERSAGGFRLYTEADVERLIVIRRMKPLEFTLDEMSTLLTSLDTIAAGGDGVDDAAAFVDACHSKAQAACENLRKKLAYAEELTTVLDATRRHPSRPA, from the coding sequence ATGGCTGCTCACATGCAGATCGGCGAGGTTGCCGAGCGCACCGGACTGTCGATTCGCACCCTGCGGCATTACGACGAGGTCGGTCTCGTGCCGCCGTCCGAGCGAAGCGCCGGAGGCTTTCGGCTCTATACCGAAGCCGACGTCGAACGGCTGATCGTGATTCGTCGAATGAAGCCGCTCGAATTCACCCTCGACGAGATGAGCACGTTGTTGACCTCGCTCGACACCATCGCGGCGGGCGGTGACGGTGTCGACGACGCGGCAGCGTTCGTCGATGCATGCCACTCCAAAGCCCAGGCCGCGTGCGAGAACCTTCGGAAGAAGCTTGCGTACGCGGAGGAACTGACGACGGTGCTCGACGCTACTCGTCGTCACCCCAGCCGCCCCGCCTGA
- the dapC gene encoding succinyldiaminopimelate transaminase: MARISVAAGLPDFPWDSLTAPKEKASSHPDGIVNLSVGTPVDPVDQIIRDALNAVSDQPGYPTTIGTQDLRTAAVNALARRYGVTGIDAGDVLPAIGTKEMIAWLPTLLGLGQGDLVVIPELAYPTYEVGALLAGARVIRADGLNRLGPENASLVFVNSPSNPTGKVLPVDHLRKVVAWARERDAVVVSDECYLGLTWEDESVSILDPRVSDGDHTNLLAVHSLSKTSNLASYRAGFVTGDPVLVRDLLEVRKHAGMIVPLPVQAAMTVALNDDEHENLQRERYRARRTELKAAVEKAGFTVDHSQAGLYLWATRGEPCRDTVDWFAERGILVAPGEFYGPSGSEHVRIALTATDERIHAAAERLTA; encoded by the coding sequence TTGGCTCGAATATCGGTCGCAGCCGGTCTGCCCGACTTCCCGTGGGACTCGCTCACCGCACCCAAGGAGAAGGCGTCCTCGCACCCGGACGGGATCGTGAACCTGTCCGTCGGAACGCCGGTGGACCCCGTCGATCAGATCATTCGTGATGCGCTGAACGCGGTCTCGGATCAGCCGGGCTACCCGACGACGATCGGGACCCAAGATCTACGAACGGCGGCCGTGAATGCGCTCGCTCGTCGGTACGGGGTCACCGGCATCGACGCGGGTGATGTTCTGCCTGCCATCGGCACCAAAGAGATGATCGCGTGGCTGCCGACACTCCTCGGACTCGGGCAGGGCGACCTCGTCGTCATCCCCGAGCTCGCATACCCGACGTACGAGGTCGGCGCGCTGCTCGCGGGCGCGCGCGTCATCAGGGCCGATGGGCTCAACCGACTCGGACCTGAGAACGCGTCGCTGGTCTTCGTGAATTCCCCGTCCAACCCGACCGGCAAGGTCCTTCCCGTCGATCACCTGCGGAAGGTGGTCGCCTGGGCCCGCGAACGCGATGCCGTCGTGGTGTCCGACGAGTGCTACCTGGGTCTGACATGGGAGGACGAGTCCGTCTCGATTCTCGACCCTCGCGTGTCCGACGGTGATCACACGAACTTGCTGGCGGTGCACTCACTGTCCAAGACGTCGAACCTGGCGAGCTACCGAGCGGGGTTCGTTACCGGCGATCCGGTGCTGGTCCGGGATCTCCTCGAAGTCCGCAAGCACGCCGGAATGATCGTGCCGCTGCCCGTCCAAGCTGCGATGACCGTTGCGCTGAACGACGACGAGCACGAGAACCTTCAACGAGAGCGATACCGGGCTCGGCGCACCGAACTCAAAGCTGCCGTCGAGAAGGCGGGCTTCACAGTCGATCACTCGCAGGCCGGTCTGTACCTCTGGGCGACCAGAGGCGAGCCGTGCCGTGACACCGTCGACTGGTTCGCCGAGCGAGGCATCCTCGTGGCGCCGGGGGAGTTCTACGGACCGAGCGGGTCCGAGCACGTCAGGATCGCATTGACGGCAACCGATGAGAGAATCCACGCGGCCGCAGAGCGACTGACCGCGTAG